The following proteins are co-located in the Limanda limanda chromosome 5, fLimLim1.1, whole genome shotgun sequence genome:
- the cmklr1 gene encoding chemokine-like receptor 1: MEDYEYSDYEYSNDSQFPAYEESAFQHKATCLKEFLCVFLLVVSVGIFLLGFCGNALVIWISGFKMKKTVNTTWYLSLAISDFVFCTFLPFSITNMVMDEWLFGRYMCKFTSSIMFVNMFTSIFLLVFISIDRCISVMFPVWAQNQRTVNKASAVAVLAWILGVALSIPSMIFRDVGSHMGRTMCFNNYTLHQDSHKIVAVSRFIVGFVIPFIIIILCYSIIILKLRTSRMTKSTKPFKVMSSLVAAFFICWLPYHVFVLLELNHQNYNHDILTSGLKVGASMAAANSFLNPVLYVFMGNDFKQKFKSSVLSKMENAMAEEGRTTSRYLSRSSSMDGRASTHI, encoded by the coding sequence ATGGAAGATTATGAATATTCAGACTATGAGTACAGTAACGATTCACAATTTCCTGCGTACGAGGAGTCCGCCTTTCAGCACAAAGCGACGTGTTTGAAGGAAttcttgtgtgtatttttgctgGTGGTCAGCGTGGGGATTTTCCTGCTGGGCTTCTGTGGAAATGCATTAGTCATCTGGATTTCTGGCTTCAAGATGAAGAAGACGGTGAACACCACTTGGTACTTGAGCCTGGCGATCTCCGACTTCGTCTTCTGCACCTTTCTCCCGTTCAGCATCACCAACATGGTGATGGATGAGTGGCTCTTTGGCCGCTACATGTGCAAGTTTACCTCGTCCATCATGTTCGTCAACATGTTCACTAGCATCTTCCTCCTGGTCTTCATCAGCATCGACCGTTGCATCTCTGTCATGTTTCCGGTTTGGGCCCAGAACCAGCGCACTGTCAACAAGGCGTCCGCTGTCGCCGTCCTGGCCTGGATTCTCGGCGTCGCACTGAGCATTCCCTCCATGATCTTCCGGGACGTAGGCAGTCACATGGGAAGGACCATGTGCTTCAACAACTACACACTACATCAAGACAGTCACAAAATAGTTGCAGTGAGCCGCTTCATTGTCGGGTTTGTAATcccattcatcatcatcattttatgttactccatcatcatcctcaaGCTCCGCACCAGCAGGATGACCAAGTCCACCAAACCCTTCAAAGTGATGAGCTCACTGGTAGCTGCTTTCTTCATCTGCTGGCTGCCCTACCACGTGTTCGTCCTGCTCGAGCTGAACCATCAAAACTACAACCATGATATCTTGACCTCTGGACTCAAAGTAGGCGCTTCTATGGCAGCAGCCAACAGCTTCCTCAACCCGGTGTTGTATGTTTTCATGGGCAATGACTTCAAGCAGAAGTTCAAGAGCTCCGTGCTCTCGAAGATGGAGAACGCGATGGCAGAGGAAGGGCGCACCACCAGCAGATACCTGTCCAGGTCCAGCTCGATGGACGGCAGAGCTTCCACACACATCTAG
- the ficd gene encoding protein adenylyltransferase FICD, producing the protein MAAVSVWRFTSGRVLGGWAPLLCVLLGSLVALLLPLVGVEDHCCAAMRGIAHLRCQLWGRPPPPPAVQSTSLTVPFTALDVLPHRSKPSTEMLLESKAALQQALEMRKLGKREKAHKLLVHALSLNPDFVDALTELGTILEEEKDVVQADHLYTKALVISPCNERALISRDRTLPLVEEIDQRYFSIIDSKVRKLMSIPKGNSALRRVMEETYYHHIYHTVAIEGSTLTLSEIRHILETRYAVPGKSLQEQNEAVGVDAAMKYMNTTLLSRSGAITVSDILEIHRRVLGFVDPVEGGRLRTSQVFVGHHIPPHPQDLQRHMQELVQWLNSDEALQLHPVESAALAHYKLVYVHPFIDGNGRTSRLLMNLVLMQARYPPITIRKEQRSEYYAALDTANEGDVRPFIRFIAKCTEITLDTLLISTTEHAAGLPGSRHDQDCSECKQTIPIHN; encoded by the exons ATGGCTGCTGTGTCGGTGTGGCGCTTCACCAGCGGCCGAGTCCTGGGAGGCTGGGCCCCGCTGCTGTGCGTCCTGCTGGGCTCGCTGGTggccctgctgctgcctctggtgGGAGTGGAGGACCATTGCTGCGCCGCCATGAGGGGCATCGCCCACCTGCGGTGCCAGCTGTGGGGGAGACCTCCTCCGCCTCCCGCGGTGCAGTCCACCAGCCTCACCGTGCCCTTCACCGCCCTGGACGTGCTGCCTCACCGGTCCAAGCCCAGCACAG AGATGCTGCTGGAGTCTAAAGCGGCGCTGCAGCAGGCTCTGGAGATGAGGAAACTGGGGAAGAGGGAGAAGGCTCACAAGCTGCTGGTGCACGCTCTGAGTTTGAACCCTGACTTTGTGGACGCCCTGACGGAGCTGGGGaccatcctggaggaggagaaggatgttGTCCAGGCAGACCATCTCTACACCAAGGCCTTGGTCATCTCACCGTGTAACGAGCGGGCCCTAATCAGCCGAGACCGAACTCTACCCCTGGTGGAGGAGATTGACCAGCGTTACTTTAGCATCATTGACAGCAAAGTGCGCAAGCTTATGTCCATTCCTAAAGGCAACTCTGCGCTGCGTCGAGTGATGGAGGAAACCTACTATCACCACATCTACCACACGGTGGCCATCGAAGGCAGCACGCTCACTCTCTCTGAAATCCGTCACATCCTCGAGACGCGTTACGCCGTCCCTGGCAAAAGCCTGCAGGAGCAAAACGAGGCCGTTGGTGTAGATGCGGCCATGAAGTATATGAACACCACGCTTTTGTCCAGATCAGGCGCCATCACCGTCAGCGACATCCTGGAGATCCACCGGCGGGTGCTCGGCTTTGTAGACCCTGTGGAGGGGGGGAGGCTGCGCACCAGCCAGGTGTTTGTGGGCCACCACATCCCGCCGCACCCTCaggacctgcagagacacatgCAGGAGCTGGTTCAGTGGCTCAACTCTGACGAGGCCCTGCAGCTGCACCCTGTGGAGTCGGCAGCTCTCGCCCACTACAAACTGGTGTACGTGCACCCGTTCATCGACGGCAATGGACGCACATCGCGCCTGCTCATGAACCTTGTCCTGATGCAAGCACGATACCCACCGATCACGATTCGCAAAGAACAGAGGTCTGAATATTACGCAGCTCTGGACACAGCCAACGAGGGGGATGTGCGGCCTTTTATTCGCTTCATCGCCAAATGTACAGAGATAACATTGGACACTTTACTGATTTCTACGACGGAGCACGCTGCAGGGCTGCCGGGGTCCAGACATGACCAGGACTGTTCCGAGTGCAAACAGACCATCCCAATACACAACTGA